In Pleurocapsa sp. PCC 7319, the following are encoded in one genomic region:
- the tilS gene encoding tRNA lysidine(34) synthetase TilS, whose protein sequence is MSQIYWTQLHSRLHQTLRQRSLLPKKARVLIAVSGGQDSLCLGKLLLDLRSKWDWQLAIAHCDHQWSTDMGIAARVSEVAETWQLPFFLKIANVVRETEAAARKWRYQALIEIAEEKDFQYIVTGHTKSDRAETLLYNLIRGAGADGLAALDWKRPLTKKIKLVRPILNVYRRETLEFCHQFDLPIWFDVVNENHKYARNRIRQNLIPYLQNNFNPQVENSLAQTAEILRADVEYLEATAQQLLQKVRVDKSDRLNRLELSKSPLAIQRRVIRQFLPLVISQQPNFEQIEAVVNLIPAPNKSRTSTLPGGAIAEVAGEWIMFTNGH, encoded by the coding sequence ATGTCCCAAATTTATTGGACTCAACTGCACTCCAGATTACATCAAACCTTACGCCAGCGATCGCTTTTACCGAAAAAAGCCAGAGTTTTAATTGCGGTATCTGGTGGACAAGACTCTCTATGTTTGGGGAAGTTATTACTCGATCTGCGTTCTAAGTGGGATTGGCAACTGGCGATCGCCCATTGCGATCATCAATGGTCCACGGATATGGGAATTGCCGCCAGAGTCAGTGAAGTGGCAGAAACTTGGCAACTGCCTTTTTTTCTCAAAATCGCTAATGTAGTTAGAGAAACAGAAGCAGCAGCCAGAAAATGGCGTTATCAGGCTTTAATCGAAATTGCTGAGGAAAAAGACTTTCAATATATTGTTACAGGACATACCAAAAGTGATCGTGCAGAAACTCTGTTATATAATCTCATTCGAGGTGCTGGAGCAGATGGATTAGCTGCTTTAGACTGGAAACGTCCCTTAACTAAAAAAATCAAGTTAGTGCGTCCAATTCTAAATGTATACCGTCGTGAAACTTTAGAATTTTGCCATCAGTTCGACTTACCCATCTGGTTTGATGTAGTAAACGAAAATCATAAATATGCTCGTAATCGGATTCGCCAAAATTTGATTCCCTATCTGCAAAATAACTTTAATCCTCAGGTCGAAAACTCTTTAGCCCAAACAGCAGAAATATTAAGGGCAGATGTGGAATATTTAGAAGCTACGGCCCAGCAATTGTTACAAAAGGTGCGAGTAGACAAAAGCGATCGATTAAATCGCTTAGAGTTAAGTAAATCTCCTCTAGCTATCCAACGTCGGGTAATTCGTCAGTTTCTGCCGCTTGTAATTTCCCAACAACCCAATTTTGAGCAAATAGAGGCAGTAGTAAACTTAATTCCCGCACCCAACAAAAGCCGTACCTCTACTTTGCCAGGAGGAGCGATCGCTGAAGTAGCTGGAGAATGGATTATGTTTACTAATGGACATTGA
- a CDS encoding peptidylprolyl isomerase — MTTLPIITQPIDDLVVSENGANTTIDLFQHFDDPQTTGQIARFELADSSLGGGVTNVLLFDQAGAGAPATVANFLNYVNDGDYVNSIIHRSIPGFVVQGGGFTFEELIVESISADPPVVNEFSADRSNLRGTIAMAKLGEDPNSATNQWFFNLADNSANLDSQNGGFTVFGELLSEEDLAPLDAIANLPVYNASNVQPAFTDLPLIVEDPTNPIVNNDDNLVRYSDISVIQLDELEFEILSNSNPDLVNVTINEGELVLDYAPNQSGTAEITLQATDLLGDAVEDTFLVTVEEII, encoded by the coding sequence ATGACTACTTTACCGATAATTACTCAACCCATTGATGATCTAGTCGTCTCGGAGAATGGAGCGAATACTACAATTGATTTATTCCAACATTTTGACGATCCCCAGACAACTGGTCAAATAGCACGTTTTGAACTTGCTGATAGTTCTCTGGGAGGGGGAGTAACTAATGTCTTGTTATTCGACCAAGCTGGTGCAGGTGCCCCGGCAACAGTAGCCAACTTCCTCAATTATGTTAATGACGGTGATTATGTAAACTCAATTATTCATCGGTCAATTCCCGGCTTTGTGGTTCAAGGAGGAGGATTTACATTCGAGGAATTGATTGTAGAATCAATTTCCGCCGATCCACCTGTAGTTAATGAATTTAGTGCGGATAGATCTAACCTCAGAGGTACGATCGCCATGGCCAAGTTAGGCGAAGATCCTAACAGTGCTACGAACCAGTGGTTTTTTAACTTAGCTGACAATTCAGCTAACCTTGATAGCCAGAATGGTGGATTTACAGTTTTCGGTGAATTACTCAGTGAAGAAGATCTCGCTCCCCTAGATGCGATCGCTAATTTACCTGTATATAATGCTAGCAATGTTCAGCCTGCTTTCACTGACTTACCTTTGATTGTTGAAGATCCTACTAATCCAATTGTAAATAATGATGATAATCTGGTTCGCTACAGTGATATTTCGGTAATACAACTAGATGAGCTGGAGTTTGAAATCCTGAGTAACTCTAATCCCGATTTAGTTAATGTAACCATCAACGAAGGAGAACTTGTACTTGATTATGCTCCTAATCAAAGCGGTACAGCAGAGATTACACTCCAGGCTACCGATCTACTTGGTGATGCGGTAGAAGATACATTTTTGGTAACAGTTGAAGAGATTATTTAA
- a CDS encoding HEAT repeat domain-containing protein: MKYESSDRVTYIKPETVPDQLPSSIKEILNLGLTAVKQKDWLQVINSLRLLPQTKTDDQVKLLVLNWKNWQVAFDLAVTMLIQADFQHKWEITKFLPLFGENIIPPLTTLVKDENVEAEVRWFICQILGQFKSETVVLTLVELLQQTSDEELIVMAGKTLSRIGNSAIDALVKLLAQPEYRFLAVQSLSYIRTSETIEPLLKVATAPESELRSIAIRALGSFHDPRVPPILIAALQDTSSNVRKEAAIALGFRPDLCHDLNLITHLQPLLYDLNLEVCRQAAVSLGRMKQKAATTALFAALQADPTPVSLKLDLVKALGWSEISLAIDYLEQKLVNSSELVTQEIITVLGRINSQKLKHQATQVLINFWQDKNHQVFPPQIRQAIATSLGELGCQCAQQTLAQLAQDEDRKVQLHALSALKKLPC, encoded by the coding sequence TTGAAATATGAGAGTAGCGATCGCGTGACCTATATTAAACCAGAAACAGTACCGGATCAATTACCATCTTCGATCAAAGAGATCCTCAATCTAGGATTGACGGCAGTAAAACAGAAAGATTGGTTGCAAGTTATTAATTCCCTGAGGCTGTTGCCTCAGACTAAAACTGACGATCAGGTCAAATTGTTGGTTCTGAATTGGAAAAACTGGCAAGTAGCATTCGATCTAGCAGTAACTATGCTAATCCAAGCCGACTTTCAGCACAAATGGGAGATTACTAAGTTCCTACCACTGTTTGGGGAAAATATCATTCCACCTCTAACTACTTTAGTAAAAGACGAAAATGTTGAAGCTGAGGTACGCTGGTTTATTTGTCAGATCTTAGGACAATTTAAAAGTGAAACTGTGGTTCTTACTTTGGTCGAACTGCTCCAGCAAACCTCTGATGAAGAACTAATCGTCATGGCAGGTAAAACCCTCAGCAGAATTGGTAATAGTGCCATTGATGCTCTGGTAAAGTTATTGGCTCAACCAGAATATCGTTTCTTAGCGGTTCAATCCCTATCTTATATTCGCACCTCTGAAACTATAGAACCTTTACTCAAAGTTGCCACTGCTCCAGAATCAGAACTACGCAGTATTGCGATTAGAGCTTTGGGAAGTTTTCACGATCCCCGTGTCCCTCCCATATTGATTGCAGCACTTCAAGATACTTCTAGTAATGTCAGAAAAGAAGCAGCGATCGCCTTAGGATTTCGCCCCGATCTCTGCCATGATTTAAACTTAATTACTCATCTACAACCTTTGCTCTACGATTTAAACCTGGAAGTATGCCGTCAAGCAGCAGTGTCATTGGGGAGAATGAAGCAAAAAGCAGCAACCACTGCCTTATTTGCAGCACTACAAGCAGATCCAACTCCTGTAAGTCTGAAGCTAGATTTAGTAAAAGCTTTAGGTTGGAGTGAAATTAGTTTGGCGATTGATTATTTAGAGCAAAAACTAGTTAACTCTAGCGAATTAGTGACCCAAGAAATTATTACTGTTTTAGGTAGAATTAATTCCCAAAAATTAAAGCACCAAGCGACTCAAGTGTTAATAAATTTTTGGCAAGATAAAAACCATCAAGTATTCCCACCTCAAATCAGGCAAGCAATAGCTACATCCTTAGGGGAATTAGGCTGCCAATGTGCTCAACAGACTTTAGCACAACTAGCACAGGATGAAGATCGTAAAGTTCAACTTCATGCACTTTCTGCTCTGAAAAAGCTCCCATGCTAA